The genomic stretch tttataaatgcgATTGTTGAATTctgtataaattaattaaatgaaatgttACGCGCTGCGTTACAATGATATTCTGCATTTGTATTAAGAATGTTAATGGAGTAGGGGTGGTATAAAAAGGAATTACTTTCAAATGTTACATATACACCGcattttatttaaacatttaAAATGTTACAAAATGCTATATATAAccgagtttttatttatttattcttttttttttatcgtcctCGTCATCAATATTTAACCAGTTTACAATATACGTAAAGGAATTTCTCTTTATACCATTAACCTGGAAGTAATCACTGACCATCATACTTCTGTTTTCATcattattcatcaaatttcatcgGAGTTGTCTatttacagtaaaaataatacaattagatgtgaaaaaaaaattgtttaaatcaaATGACGAAAGCGCTTACGGTACAAACCGCAGCGTAAATTTTACGACACGTAAAGTGCGGTAAATTTGATCAAGTTCAATTatgattaatatattattcatcTTCAATTATGTTGACTCTACTCATCATAGGCTGCTAACTGCACGGAATGATCTAGCGAAGAAAATTTCGTCTCCTACCCGATAAAACTCTTCTGACATAATTTGAACAAGACGACgcaaatacaaaatttcacgAGTATTTTCACTCTTTTATAGTTAGATCAATCAATAATGTGTTCATCTTACAGTTGTTACTTGTAGaagtaatttgtttttttttttcgtaaaaagataaatagaaactggaattttttcagcatcgtacgatatttttaaaaatcttttgtgTTCTTTTACgtgacaataataacaacacgaTTATGTAGCCAGACACGATTCAACATATGCAAAtgcgaaggaaaaaaaataaataaataaaaataatcgtggGACCCCTACCTCGTAAAATAAGTGCGTAAAATGAATTGCGTTGTAAATGAAGCGGCCCTCGCTGCAGTTTTATACACACGACCATAGCTTTCCACGTGATAAATTGTCACCACCACAATTTATACTTTCAATATTTCTACTAATCATAATTGTCattaatttacatatttaaaaaCTAGTTTGTATGATTCCGTTTCTTGGGCTAGATCGCAGCGGTGTGAGTAGGGCTTGGGATCCAATATTTACTGATCTATTTGCTGTTTGAATTTGACTTGAGAAAGAATAACCATTCGGCACGTCAATCTGGTTGCAGGGTTGTTTCAGGGGAAATCACagtcattgaaatttattatttttttccccaaatgCGATTGACACACACCACGGCGTCGTTCGTTTGGACGAAACGCATTTATACAGATACATAAGCACTCCACTGTTTATGCAGCTAAGGAAGTTAAACTGTAATGGCGATCGTGGACTGACTGCGTTTCAAAGTTGTTTATTATTCGATCGTAAATGTATTGAGTCAAAACCTGTACcacagaaatgaaataaaacaagttttgtatttcttttttgaaaagaaactgAAAGTTTACATGAGAAAAGTCGAAACCGTATTTATGTGCTTAATTAATTCACGTTGTAGACGCAAAATACCAAACAATTGTTACAACTGTGAAGTTCTGTTAAAACTATCTCTTTCGGAAACAAACCCAATTCTTCGTATAATGTTTTTGAGATTGGAACGGttgtaagaaagaaagaaatacaatatacatatacacgtgcATCTCtctttaattaattacaactTTTGTTACAACAGTCCCACTCAAATAAACAACAGTTATacttttatatatacctataattctGAAGATCGgaacaaatatgtatattacatactCTTAAACGTAAGCTGTGATAATTTTTCCGTGAACAATACTCGCATGATTCGCCTCAGAATAATTAATACGCAGCGGGGatagaacaatttttttcttctttaattaCCCCATTGTTCCGAATATATGCCGAGGTTTTTTGCCGTTGACAGCACCCGCCAAAATGGACCATCTTATACGCGAACTCGTCTTATGTGCGGACAACTACGAAAAACACCCTGAAATATCGTCTCAAAATTGGGGGTCGTCTTATATTCGAAACAATACggcatatgtatattgtaaatgtaatttttgtcgAATATATTTctgtgtcaatttttttttagtcattctTCTCACACAACAGAGACATTGACATTTAATGTTTCTCATTTAAAATTCGACacgttacagaaaaaaaaaacaaagtaacGTAATTCGgtgtgaattttcaaaggcaaatatactttatttttccacAGATGCATAAACCAGCCAACTTCGGAAATGCACGTTTCGCAACGTACTTAGCAGCTTAAACATTTCCAGTGCTTGTATCGTTCCGACCTGTCCTCCAAGTGGATCAGCAGTAGCTATTGCAAATAAActaatttttcttgtaatgTCGGCTCTGTGTGCTTTTGctaacaattaaaaatttcctattacttattattaatgtttttttttttcttttaaaattcaattcacattattatagtatataataattaattaattgtaatagtGTCATTATAATTCGTAATAATATACAACATTTGTCAATAAATCATTTATCCTAGAACCCACAAATCTCATTGATTTTTAGTCGTATTCTGTCGCTCTCTATCTTTCGCACTCGCTCATATCTCTTTCTCATTTGTTCCTTCCCTTATGCACATACAATTGTTTTTGTGTCGTATTTCTCTTTTACTTCTCATTACACATACATGCACGCACTCGCTCTGTGGGACTGTACTGGCTTCACACGTGGCTTATCCAAATAATTcatgaattgatttttatgtgtatgtttcgatatatatatatatatatacgtatatacacatatgatagggtggtccttatttagaatgttagaaaattttttcaggacCACCCTctaaatcaacttcaaataatttaaaaacaattccttaattttttcacatgtttaTCCCAGCTCTAATCCTTTCGTTCAACAAAGTGGATTTCCCcatttaaaatacacgtgttttGGACACATTCTCAGTATATGGagagagtaataatattcaaaaaaaaatttgataaaaaattcacatcatcATACCAAGTAATCTAGAGAAATTGCACACcaactaaataaaaaaaaaaattagattttgagATTAGTGGGTGTGCAATTCGTTGAGACTGTATGGtatgatgtgaattttttatcaagtagCACTAGTGCCTACTGAAACTTCGCAGTTAcagttttttgtgaaaatcaaTACTCTCACAGTAAAATATACACTGAGAACGTGTCTgaaacacgtgtattttaaataGGGAAATCCACCCTCTTAACGGAAGGGGTTCGAGTTGAGataaaagtctgaaaaaattaagcaattgttttaaaaatatttgaagtttATCGGAGAAGCGgcccgaaaaaaatttgtcaacacCCAAAGTAAGGACCaccataatatgtatacatataaatgtgATTTCCCTCATTTTtcaatgtatattttatacctaAGTTCGCTTTtatgtatagtatgtatacgattttcattctttatttatttcttatatacataaatcaaAAGGACACGAAATCATTACGTTCCTATACGACGAGCGAGAGATACTAAATAATTACTGTGATGATTAAACGCCGTGTATGTGTTTATACCTGTTTCCGCGTGCTCTACGGGTAAATAGAGGTGATGCGTTCAATGAAAAAGTGATGATTTTGTACGTAACATTATCCGTAACAATTTAGTTGACTCTTAACATTCTACGAACCTGCTCAAATTGGTataaacttttctttcttggattattttcatcataaattgaaatcaatatttcaatttattccaaCAAGGGAAAATATGAGAGGACAATACAAGAGTTTTGTCAGCTCtccaataaattgaaaaataaaaataataataaaatttaagaacTCATTAAAACACCGATAGAACAGATTAATGTACTTGAAATTAGCGAGTGTTGAGGATGAGAAGAATATTCAAGTGACATCTATTTAGAATCGTGTTCTactataaattaattacaagaATAATAGgtatattgttaaaaaaaaagcaattttttgtGATGCATCAGATTTTCCTGAGAAtctatgattattttttttttcttatttagaACAATTCGTTTCTCGTATTTCTTATGATTAAGTGGTGACCCAGGATCATCGAAATTAACACACTCAAGACAAAACGCTAGTATGCGCGGAATATATTTATGTTCAGATACATATGGATAAAATTTGTTCGagataaaaaatcaagatCCACGTTTATCGAACGAAAGAATTCAATTTTAGAATTAGGATGCTAGTATGAGACGTTTTTATAtgtagtgaaaaaagaaactgacgTTTAGTTACTTTTTCCTCCAGCTAAGGCCCATAATTACTAAAGTTAAAATTCCCATCGCCGAACGAGCGACTCGTCATTGCACGTGATTTTCGATTATTCCATTTCGAACAAATCagattttcttcaaaagagcgcgtgtgtgtgtaatatatCTATTATACAACTAACTGGGCAATTAAAAGAGAGCTAACCCAAAGGAGCATGGAAACTGAGAACACAACGCGTTCATGAATAAGGtagtaaaaaaataggaaCAAATACAACGAGGAACATGACcaacacatacatacatacatatatatatatatatatatatatatatatatatatacacatatatatatatatatatatgtatatacgtataacataaTTCACTCGTAAGGAACTTCGTATTAATGagttaattaatattcataattagTGTTTGTGTCGAACGATTCACTATGAGCGTATGTTTGGGCCACCACGCAAAAAATATCGTACTACGTGTTGTTGCTGTTTAGATTTGATTGGTTACTTTTCAAGAATTCGACAGCAATGAGTATGAGGAACGAATGAATCGTGTCACCTATGAATGGCAACGtgtgtgatgaaaaattgtataaagtaATAATGCCTCCTGCCATTCTATCGATCTTTTTCTACACTGTCGCGTTTTAATGCACTATCGTACGTGTTTGTTtgattgtttctttctttctttctttttcttactgaATTACATGTAGTTAGCATTTGCAATCACTTATTACCCTCAAAGGAAAGATTtgttgtgtgaaaaaaaaaaacataaaaataccCACACGCGTTTGTAAttggttgaataaaatttaaagagacgaaaaacaaaagcaaTAAAATTCGTCAGTTAGTtttcttccactttttttGTTGATAGAGTGTTGTTTTCTTCtgcctttcttcttcttttctcaggCAGAAAGGCCTGTACTGAGTAGCGTCCACTTGGGCAATTTTACCTTCTGCCAGAAAATGGGAAAGAAGAAACGGAGAAAAGCTCCGTAAATTGTTTGAatgtctctctttctttctcactttctctcactttctctctctctcactcactctttttctctcgcttTTTCGGCCGCTCATACTCTCGCAATTCACAATACATACTTACATGCTAAATCTCTtacgatattatatttatttatttaatctaTAATTATATCAATACTGTTGACGGATAAGAGATTCATTCACAGCTCGCGCCAGAGCGGGAATCGTCTCTGTGACGtgcatattatttttacttttagttttatttttatcttttttacttcattttatttcttattatttttaattttcttttgtcaCTTTAGTCACTTTTCGGGTTTATCACACGCTAATAAAGCTTACCCTCACTACCTCTGTCTTTGAATTTGTTAATCTTCAAGCAGCAGTAGAGTATGTAGAGTAAGCACCATTTACAATAATCTCCATCAGAGGCCAGGTTGCTTCATTCGTAATTTATCGACCAGACCAGGCCAAGTAGACAGTCAGGAATATCGTCGTAAGCAAGCATGTTATCTGTCGTAACTTGATATACTGTtcccaatattttttcaatatatttacgTGTATCAATAACTCCTCGAAAGAATATCTTATTCACGAACACATATGCATGTTTTGTTCAAGCTTCAAATGTCAGCTCTCAGGTTTGAATAGACATATCGTTACAtacatttcttttactttttttcttctaacatGTTTAGATTCTTCAATTCACCACTGTGCACAGGAAATAATAGGTATTAGTGGTAGCATGATTTGCTTAAGGATTTCTCATGGATGAAATATGGATAATTAATTCATCATagattaattaaaatcatcATTGAGtttaaaactttattttctttagtcgaataattgaaaatgtacGCCTGTCTTCTTCGTTTCTGTTATCCTATCTCGACTCctggaaagaattttcaagttaCGCTGACACCCATGCTTGTCCCTCGTTAAAAAACAAACTCAGGAGACgactagaagaaaaaaaaaaaaaaaaaaaaaaactgtgatcACTGAATCCATTGTCTAGCCCTCGACAGTTGGATGTAGAAGAAGAGAAGTCGATGCAACGCCGTTTGCGTTGTCTTCGCTGTTGTTTTCCTTTCTGTACATATCTTCATCGTTCAAACATGACTTCGCTGTGCCAATAAATACTCGAGTTGTAGGTAGAGCAGCTGTTGCACCAAACTCTGCAGAGGGGCCTGACCTTGTCCTTGACCTTGACCTTGCTGAATCGGCTGCGTCAAACCCCCACCAGTAGGCTGAGCAGATGGCGACAACATCGTACCTGGCCCAGACTCGGAGAGCAACGAATGTTGCTGCGCCTGAGCTAGTCTCGAAGCTTCCATTTCCACGGCAGGAGAATGCAGAGatggaggaggaagaggaggaggaggaggtggaggtggtggaggATTATGGTTGCTCTCAGGGATCGACGAAAGGTTTTGGGGAGGATGCGGAGGTATTGCAGGAAGAACACCGACGTGTGACAGACGATGATGAGAAGGACCTAGGTAGGAAGGAGAGATGTGAAGGTTCTCGCCCCGCTAGGGAGCCATGTTCTTGGGCCTGCGCCCCCGTCGCCCCCTGGTGGGGGGGCGCGGGGACTCCTGGCCTCACTGACTCACAGCGGGGCTTTTTTTGTCTTGCTGTTGCTGGTTGGCATCTTGCGAACCCTGAACCCCAGCTCCGCCGCCGCCCTGCGACCCTTGGACTccctggaaaaaaatcaacagttTTCTCCGTTTAACTGATATGCCATTTCAGTGGCGAAGAACATTAGAAATGGATTTAAAAAAGACATCGGAATTTCAATCACTTTCAACGTTCTAATGATgaaacttttctcaaattattgatatctCATCTTGTTTCATTGAAGTTCATAATAATCGGTGCAAATAACATTGCTgacgattttttcaacggtttcttctcttttcccaACTTTCGATTTAAACTCTAAGGCTCATTCGTCAATAATTAAGCTTTCAAGCACGGTACATACACTAGACGAATAAGAAGTGTCCAGTTTATCaggagtttgaaaatttccaggcATTAAGAAGCGCCGTAATACCAAACTTCATGACATTCTAGTTACCTGATTTCCCGGACCACCTTGTGGCGGACCAGGACCGCGATCTGGAGGCCAAGAATTTCCTGCATTTGGCTCGGAGTGAAATTGGTGAGGATGCGGTGGCGGACCTCCGGACGTATCGTGACTGTGGGGATCTAAGCTATTAGCCGCGTCGTATTGCGTGTTTTCCAATCGTGTGATTAACCGTTCGTCTTCGTCGCCAAATTCACCACCCATCAAGGAAGGCTCACCGACGACCATTACGTCCTgcgaattaaaaagaaaaaagttttgtgaTTAGTAAGTGATTGGAATACATCTCCCattgagaaaatgaatttccaaACAATTACGGTTAACTGTAAAATGTTGTTTTCCGTACCTGGGACGCCAATGAAAAATTAGGGCCTGGGGACCTTTTTTTACTAGGTGCTGGTGGTGCGTTATTACCTGGACCAGACGCGCTGGCCTTTCGCTTTCTTCTCTTATTCGCCGGCCTCTGTGACTCTGTAAATAATATCTGTTTAGTATATCACTCACCTGTATTAGCTACGGGGAAAAATAAGCAGTTACTAATACAATATCACTACCTAGCTGTGGACCTTTATTTCAATCAAAGGTCTCTGATATATGCTTGTTAGTTACAGGCACACATGCAGCGACAAATAGATACTTCACGTTTTATACGCCACACAATTTTAccgataatatatgtatatttatatacacaagtGCGCATTTCTAATATCCCGATCATGCCGTATCGTATCCAAGGTTCCAAGATCTCATTCTCTATGctaaaggaaattttttttttttttttttaaactgcctAATTaaacacaagttttttttttttttaattccaattattgaatcaattttcaaatataggTATTAAGATTTTAAACAGTTTATCTCGCAAAACTGTAGTATTGGGTACGGAAAAAAGTCTCTTCGTACGTACTATTCTTGGGGaagaacagaaataaaaaataaaaactgaaaatatccACTTCCAAGATGTACACAGTTGGTAAACGTTTCTCAGACTCGCAATATTGACAATAACCATTGACAAACAAGAGAGAATATAGCGAATAGATATTAGAGTCAAGAGTAATGAAAAgtaagaaagtgaaaaagaaagaaagagaatggCTCTTGAGACCAAGTATTTTCGAGCTAAATGTAACAATGTTATACACGCGAAAAGAACATATATACGCAGTGTACTCGTATATTGAACGAATTGTAAACAAATGTTGGTTCACAGTTTGCAAAATTGTAGTAGTATGTGGCCCAGCGGCCAGCTGTTCTCATGTAAAGCATCTGTCCGTCTACCTCTCTTACCCGGCGGGGCAACCATCCTCTGCCACTTCTGGAATAGAGTTGTCTTGAGACAGTCTCGGGGCGATAACGCGTAAGCTTTGTGCCTTGACATCAGTTCCTGCATCGGTTCAAGTATGACGCataactgcaaaaaaaaagaagaacaatcaaatgaaaaataagtaataaaatgATCGAAACTATTTCGATTGGAATCTAGGAACTTAAGGTGATGTTTTCAGGTCTTTCTCTCACGGATGGACGGATGGTCAGATACTTACCCTTAAATAATTGAGGGTAGAATTTGTGATTCCTTGTCTCGTGATATTTTTGCTCAACTGTTCAAGCATCGTGGGATCCTGTTGCGCCGTATGCATACCGACCACAGATCGGGGAACCAGCTCTCGATGTGTTCTCACCGACATATGCCACGACTTTATCCTCATCAGGTCGTCGAATGTGAATTCCAATATTAGCCTACCCTCTGTACAGACCTGGAATAGGTAAATTTCAAACTGAATTTCATGATCCAAAAAAACAGTGGTATTCAGTGTTTATACTCTTCAATGAAGACATCGATGGTTAGTACCCTCCGAATGTATCCATTGCCAAATACTTATCAACTGGGAAGTATAACGCTTTGAAAGGTCCgtgttcattttcttttttctcttcaatttaaACATTTCAATTGTATTCTCTAAACAGTAACGAGGGCAAATAATAAACGTCCAACGAACGCAATACCTACCAATTATATGATACATATAAATGCACAAGTAAATTGCATACCTTAGTGAACATAGGTTTCCCATGATGGGTGACCATGACACAGTGATCACAGTCCAGTGTTATACTAGTGTTGTGAAACGATTCCTTCGGGTGtttcatattataataaagCTCCGTAACACCGCCCTCAAATATCGAACGGAAGTACCTCGGTATTAACGTCCTTCCTATCGCTGTGaaagaaaataggaaaaaacatTGTTTAAAATACGAAGCGTATCGTGAATTGATTTCGTCAAAGTACAAGGgctaaaattttcgtcactaTAAAAACTATTCCATATGTACTATTAATTTGTATCAAACATCCTAAGCCAAcaaggaatataaaaaatgttgactgTGGAACTTACTATATCTCTTAGGTCCATCTTCTAAACAAAACGTTAGCGTGAGGGTCGCGTCGTCTTCAAAAAACTCAGTCGCAAACGCGTCCCACCAAAGGTTGTCGCTTTCCTGAAAAcacagaagaaagaaaaaaaaaaacacaacattAATAAAAAAGACGTAAAAAGATCGTTCTGTAGATTCTCGTGTGTTTTCACCTAAATCACATAAGTGTCtggtaataaaattctatcgatatatacgtacaatgtacataagtagaaagagaaaagggaGGGTGGTTTCACCGAAGTAAAACGGCAGAAGTTGGGGGGTAAAGTGAGCCGAGTAGATCACGACTCGGTCCTGAATAACGCATGAATACCTACACGACTCTTGCATTCTGGATCGAAATTATTATGGATTACAACGAAACTCCGTGACATTTGCAACAACTTCAAGGGTATAAGTTTTCTCCGTTTCTtacgattatttctttcttctcctctacttcgagaagaaaggaaaaaaaaattcatacagtTGCTTACTTATTAATTTTCTCCTCAACGAAGAGGCAAATATATCGTGAAACCCTAATTGCCTGTTGAGATCACGGTTGCCTATTTCTTACATAGTATTGCTTATGTACAATAATTTATCAGAGAATCAAAGGGCAAAGGGCAACGGTGCAAAAGGCAAGACTgagtatatgtatttatatatttatagtatgaattgaaaaaaaaaaaaaaaaaaaaaaacaaataccaccgaaaaaattaaaataaaaaacaaacgaccGCCTCTAACGTGTGTAATAactaaataaaatgagaaacatacatatttatgctatacatataaatgtacACAAGTGCATATATCATCGAAGGAACTATAATGGATgagtataataaaaagtatataaagcgtggaataaaaataacatcgaTCAAAACGTCAGGCGGGTTATCGTCGTCGCGGGGGCTGAGggtgtagaaaaattttcacatcttATATACACATGCGtgcgttagaaaaaaaattacttaaaaTAGATTTATGAAGTAATGTGTACCTGTCACCGTTTCGTCCCTTCGTATCGTACTTTCTCGGGTATGTATAATAggcaggaagaagaagaaaaaaaaaagaaataaaaatatattgtcgCAAATGTGGAAcacaataaaaagtaaaataaaattttctactgcATGCTGCATAC from Diprion similis isolate iyDipSimi1 chromosome 12, iyDipSimi1.1, whole genome shotgun sequence encodes the following:
- the LOC124413179 gene encoding LIM domain-binding protein 2 isoform X1, whose product is MPVRVAQRPASGILHSGVSSVPAGGGGPNSVLGSGVSGTSGRCLGGPPSAILSPPLGSVVNSGAANPLQAMASAAASLTQLNNMANGPLPPLGSGPGGPSLPPPQPTTTPTHGGGGPPTPHGVSGPHLNGASPSPHPMPPHGMMGGSPHPHPHMGGGGPSPHPHHPGAPHMVGSPHHPAGPPHMQMGPGGPVGMQGPQGGPGMCGPGGPGPMGPHPHPQGPGVPGQPPHMHNDPFYCSPFGSPYYRSLPVPRRHTPYFGQPDYRLYELNKRLQQRTEESDNLWWDAFATEFFEDDATLTLTFCLEDGPKRYTIGRTLIPRYFRSIFEGGVTELYYNMKHPKESFHNTSITLDCDHCVMVTHHGKPMFTKDEIQFEIYLFQVCTEGRLILEFTFDDLMRIKSWHMSVRTHRELVPRSVVGMHTAQQDPTMLEQLSKNITRQGITNSTLNYLRLCVILEPMQELMSRHKAYALSPRDCLKTTLFQKWQRMVAPPGKRESQRPANKRRKRKASASGPGNNAPPAPSKKRSPGPNFSLASQDVMVVGEPSLMGGEFGDEDERLITRLENTQYDAANSLDPHSHDTSGGPPPHPHQFHSEPNAGNSWPPDRGPGPPQGGPGNQIFFQGVQGSQGGGGAGVQGSQDANQQQQDKKSPAVSQ
- the LOC124413179 gene encoding LIM domain-binding protein 2 isoform X3; this translates as MPVRVAQRPASGILHSGVSSVPAGGGGPNSVLGSGVSGTSGRCLGGPPSAILSPPLGSVVNSGAANPLQAMASAAASLTQLNNMANGPLPPLGSGPGGPSLPPPQPTTTPTHGGGGPPTPHGVSGPHLNGASPSPHPMPPHGMMGGSPHPHPHMGGGGPSPHPHHPGAPHMVGSPHHPAGPPHMQMGPGGPVGMQGPQGGPGMCGPGGPGPMGPHPHPQGPGVPGQPPHMHNDPFYCSPFGSPYYRSLPVPRRHTPYFGQPDYRLYELNKRLQQRTEESDNLWWDAFATEFFEDDATLTLTFCLEDGPKRYTIGRTLIPRYFRSIFEGGVTELYYNMKHPKESFHNTSITLDCDHCVMVTHHGKPMFTKDEIQFEIYLFQVCTEGRLILEFTFDDLMRIKSWHMSVRTHRELVPRSVVGMHTAQQDPTMLEQLSKNITRQGITNSTLNYLRLCVILEPMQELMSRHKAYALSPRDCLKTTLFQKWQRMVAPPGKRESQRPANKRRKRKASASGPGNNAPPAPSKKRSPGPNFSLASQDVMVVGEPSLMGGEFGDEDERLITRLENTQYDAANSLDPHSHDTSGGPPPHPHQFHSEPNAGNSWPPDRGPGPPQGGPGNQGVQGSQGGGGAGVQGSQDANQQQQDKKSPAVSQ
- the LOC124413179 gene encoding LIM domain-binding protein 2 isoform X7, yielding MKANGTNNGCSRLNTPLAATTTLEDPGTPASWKGPPPGSEASPFTPNSVGQGPGPGSGPYNNSGGPPSNTGGFQGPSPFPGGAGSPAGAPPYQGPPPGSGTPQYTASPAPSGSSTPGPVPPPNSAGFPPPPNNSGPPYNGPGASPFGSPSGGPPQFVGRPGSSGPPFVPPGAGNPHFPSPGQPFGGPQYGMPPGSPFGPGGHSMGGPMGPGHPGMMGPGGPVDRMDQGSLPVPRRHTPYFGQPDYRLYELNKRLQQRTEESDNLWWDAFATEFFEDDATLTLTFCLEDGPKRYTIGRTLIPRYFRSIFEGGVTELYYNMKHPKESFHNTSITLDCDHCVMVTHHGKPMFTKVCTEGRLILEFTFDDLMRIKSWHMSVRTHRELVPRSVVGMHTAQQDPTMLEQLSKNITRQGITNSTLNYLRLCVILEPMQELMSRHKAYALSPRDCLKTTLFQKWQRMVAPPGKRESQRPANKRRKRKASASGPGNNAPPAPSKKRSPGPNFSLASQDVMVVGEPSLMGGEFGDEDERLITRLENTQYDAANSLDPHSHDTSGGPPPHPHQFHSEPNAGNSWPPDRGPGPPQGGPGNQIFFQGVQGSQGGGGAGVQGSQDANQQQQDKKSPAVSQ
- the LOC124413179 gene encoding LIM domain-binding protein 2 isoform X4, giving the protein MPVRVAQRPASGILHSGVSSVPAGGGGPNSVLGSGVSGTSGRCLGGPPSAILSPPLGSVVNSGAANPLQAMASAAASLTQLNNMANGPLPPLGSGPGGPSLPPPQPTTTPTHGGGGPPTPHGVSGPHLNGASPSPHPMPPHGMMGGSPHPHPHMGGGGPSPHPHHPGAPHMVGSPHHPAGPPHMQMGPGGPVGMQGPQGGPGMCGPGGPGPMGPHPHPQGPGVPGQPPHMHNDPFYCSPFGSPYYRRHTPYFGQPDYRLYELNKRLQQRTEESDNLWWDAFATEFFEDDATLTLTFCLEDGPKRYTIGRTLIPRYFRSIFEGGVTELYYNMKHPKESFHNTSITLDCDHCVMVTHHGKPMFTKDEIQFEIYLFQVCTEGRLILEFTFDDLMRIKSWHMSVRTHRELVPRSVVGMHTAQQDPTMLEQLSKNITRQGITNSTLNYLRLCVILEPMQELMSRHKAYALSPRDCLKTTLFQKWQRMVAPPGKRESQRPANKRRKRKASASGPGNNAPPAPSKKRSPGPNFSLASQDVMVVGEPSLMGGEFGDEDERLITRLENTQYDAANSLDPHSHDTSGGPPPHPHQFHSEPNAGNSWPPDRGPGPPQGGPGNQIFFQGVQGSQGGGGAGVQGSQDANQQQQDKKSPAVSQ
- the LOC124413179 gene encoding LIM domain-binding protein 2 isoform X6 is translated as MPVRVAQRPASGILHSGVSSVPAGGGGPNSVLGSGVSGTSGRCLGGPPSAILSPPLGSVVNSGAANPLQAMASAAASLTQLNNMANGPLPPLGSGPGGPSLPPPQPTTTPTHGGGGPPTPHGVSGPHLNGASPSPHPMPPHGMMGGSPHPHPHMGGGGPSPHPHHPGAPHMVGSPHHPAGPPHMQMGPGGPVGMQGPQGGPGMCGPGGPGPMGPHPHPQGPGVPGQPPHMHNDPFYCSPFGSPYYRSLPVPRRHTPYFGQPDYRLYELNKRLQQRTEESDNLWWDAFATEFFEDDATLTLTFCLEDGPKRYTIGRTLIPRYFRSIFEGGVTELYYNMKHPKESFHNTSITLDCDHCVMVTHHGKPMFTKVCTEGRLILEFTFDDLMRIKSWHMSVRTHRELVPRSVVGMHTAQQDPTMLEQLSKNITRQGITNSTLNYLRLCVILEPMQELMSRHKAYALSPRDCLKTTLFQKWQRMVAPPESQRPANKRRKRKASASGPGNNAPPAPSKKRSPGPNFSLASQDVMVVGEPSLMGGEFGDEDERLITRLENTQYDAANSLDPHSHDTSGGPPPHPHQFHSEPNAGNSWPPDRGPGPPQGGPGNQIFFQGVQGSQGGGGAGVQGSQDANQQQQDKKSPAVSQ
- the LOC124413179 gene encoding LIM domain-binding protein 2 isoform X5, coding for MPVRVAQRPASGILHSGVSSVPAGGGGPNSVLGSGVSGTSGRCLGGPPSAILSPPLGSVVNSGAANPLQAMASAAASLTQLNNMANGPLPPLGSGPGGPSLPPPQPTTTPTHGGGGPPTPHGVSGPHLNGASPSPHPMPPHGMMGGSPHPHPHMGGGGPSPHPHHPGAPHMVGSPHHPAGPPHMQMGPGGPVGMQGPQGGPGMCGPGGPGPMGPHPHPQGPGVPGQPPHMHNDPFYCSPFGSPYYRSLPVPRRHTPYFGQPDYRLYELNKRLQQRTEESDNLWWDAFATEFFEDDATLTLTFCLEDGPKRYTIGRTLIPRYFRSIFEGGVTELYYNMKHPKESFHNTSITLDCDHCVMVTHHGKPMFTKVCTEGRLILEFTFDDLMRIKSWHMSVRTHRELVPRSVVGMHTAQQDPTMLEQLSKNITRQGITNSTLNYLRLCVILEPMQELMSRHKAYALSPRDCLKTTLFQKWQRMVAPPGKRESQRPANKRRKRKASASGPGNNAPPAPSKKRSPGPNFSLASQDVMVVGEPSLMGGEFGDEDERLITRLENTQYDAANSLDPHSHDTSGGPPPHPHQFHSEPNAGNSWPPDRGPGPPQGGPGNQIFFQGVQGSQGGGGAGVQGSQDANQQQQDKKSPAVSQ